A single region of the Chrysoperla carnea chromosome 5, inChrCarn1.1, whole genome shotgun sequence genome encodes:
- the LOC123300967 gene encoding integrator complex subunit 6 homolog isoform X1 produces the protein MEGNIERDCSALGGLFQQIITDMKNGTPLWEDLVTKATKLHTCLRVAIQAISAYLDAFQKIADAATNARGATKEIGTALTRICLRHKAVEARMKTFTSAIMDCLVVPLQEKLEDWKKAVVNLDKEHAKDYKRARAELKKRSTDTLRLQKKAARKSVTGSLKSNPTPDLQRRVECSLQDVTERRQLLEETEKRAVRAALVEERSRFCLFVGFLKPVVDEEVAMLSELTHLQDAVEALEKHTTDPYSVPPASEQVIIDTRGQNHNPDGTWTFRHTPPSSPSSLGSRKSSMCSISSLNSSSSGSSKSHRSLSQHPVGRLLPGRLPSVSSRDSGFTSQDTLYPRSSQVSNISECSEHTVNSALPNSTATWPNLQETMQFERAASAIVNDRPHTISSAYEKGHQRPGLTVYTFQAPEQSHSQPASPTSGQTLQSNTTTSRSTTQINSKQQPIYARPPLPTRCSSLERPNVPAKSIAQGVRVLPPTGLLEHKLFAKPSSLPAHITKDVPQPTYVNMHDLANLAANKAQELLPPPPPEFSTSSTMNSTTTIAVENSKTSTPAGAAVPATQEGEKDGSTSESSLESSSGYGSQTTFPVDDNGVSGEDYSYNKYCTLPRHTTEVITATMTMPRRRPLSMSALYSSSTIRNTLLRRGSIQGIRPPPPVRRTSSISSTTRLSPVGSLENLPPPPAFLLEGSAAGSPPAVTNASTPSRPGINVAETVKALTELKHTPASPGATRRNSQIQQQQQQPQSPVVANQPIPAQNVPQFSSFQPQQPIKVHHNSIYAQPNQVIRINPNSSPNAIRRITSTRSQSADRQPVVSGVGSSFIAALSAKLAPSLSPRNSRRHSEDQIQFPNTNISTTHHLKSSVGATQGFLDTLNAKLAQNHGLTQQKAFKIRQLINSRAQPDPTVCHESLMDQIKRGATLRKAARVNDRSAPKIR, from the exons gtGCAACCAAAGAAATTGGAACAGCTTTAACCCGGATTTGTTTACGACATAAAGCAGTTGAAGCTCGTATGAAGACATTTACAAG CGCTATCATGGATTGTTTAGTGGTAcctttacaagaaaaattagaAGATTGGAAAAAAGCTGTTGTTAATTTAGATAAGGAACATGCAAAAG ATTACAAACGAGCCCGAGCCGAATTGAAAAAACGTTCCACGGATACATTACGTTTACAAAAGAAAGCAGCCCGAAAAAGTGTTACAGGTAGTTTAAAAAGTAATCCAACACCAGATTTACAACGACGTGTTGAATGTTCGTTACAAGATGTTACTGAACGTAGACAATTATTAGAGGAAACGGAAAAACGTGCAGTACGTGCCGCATTAGTTGAAGAACGTAgtcgattttgtttatttgttggaTTCTTGAAACCAGTTGTT gaCGAAGAAGTAGCTATGTTATCCGAATTAACACATTTACAAGATGCTGTGGAAGCACTAGAAAAGCATACAACCGATCCATACAGTGTACCTCCAGCAAGTGAACAAGTTATAATTGATACACGTGGACAGAATCATAACCCAGATGGAACTTGGACATTCCGACATACACCACCATCATCACCTAGTTCGTTAGGCTCACGAAAATCTAGTATGTGTAGCATCAGCTCGTTGAATAGTTCATCAAGTGGTAGCTCAAAATCTCATCGATCTTTGTCACAG CATCCTGTAGGACGTCTCCTTCCTGGTCGTCTACCTTCCGTGTCCAGTCGTGATTCCGGGTTTACATCCCAGGATACTTTGTATCCAAGATCTTCACAG GTGTCCAATATATCAGAATGCAGTGAACATACAGTGAATTCAGCACTTCCAAATTCAACAGCGACATGGCCAAATTTACAAGAAACAATGCAATTCGAACGGGCTGCTTCGGCAATAGTTAATGATCGACCACATACTATCTCGTctg cATACGAAAAAGGACATCAACGTCCCGGTTTAACTGTTTATACATTCCAAGCTCCTGAACAGAGTCATTCACAACCAGCAAGTCCAACAAGTGGACAAACATTACAAAGTAATACAACAACTTCCAGGTCAACAACTCAGATTAACAGTAAACAACAGCCAATTTATGCTCGTCCTCCATTACCGACT cgATGTTCATCCTTGGAACGGCCTAATGTTCCTGCAAAAAGTATTGCACAAGGTGTTCGTGTTCTTCCACCGACTGGTCTTTTAGaacataaattatttgcaaaaccAAGCTCACTGCCAGCTCATATTACAAAAG ATGTGCCTCAACCCACTTACGTCAATATGCATGATTTAGCAAATTTAGCAGCAAATAAAGCTCAAGAACTACTACCTCCACCACCGCCAGAATTCAGTACATCGTCAACAATGAATTCAACTACAACAATAGCCGTGGAAAATAGTAAAACATCGACGCCTGCTGGAGCAGCTGTACCTGCAACACAAGAAGGCGAAAAGGATGGGAGTACAAGTGAGAGCTCTTTAGAATCATCTAGTGGCTACGGAAGTCAAACAACATTTCCAGTTGACGATAATGGTGTATCCGGTGAAG ATTATTCGTATAACAAGTATTGCACCCTACCTCGACATACTACTGAAGTGATCACTGCAACCATGACGATGCCAAGACGACGGCCACTTTCAATGTCAG ctcTCTATTCATCAAGTACAATTCGTAACACACTTCTTCGTCGCGGTTCAATTCAAGGTATTCGTCCACCACCGCCTGTGCGTCGTACATCGTCAATTTCATCCACAACACGATTATCACCAGTTGGTAGCCTTGAAAACTTACCACCGCCTCCAGCATTCTTGTTAGAAGGCAGTGCAGCTGGTTCACCACCAGCCGTTACGAATGCATCAACACCATCACGACCTGGTATAAATGTTGCCGAAACTGTTAAAGCATTGACTGAATTAAAACATACACCAGCAAGTCCTGGTGCTACACGACGTAATTCTCAAATTCAACAGCAACAACAGCAACCGCAATCACCAGTAGTAGCAAATCAACCAATTCCAGCTCAAAATGTTCCACAATTTAGTTCATTCCAGCCACAGCAACCAATTAAAGTACATCACAATAGTATTTATGCACAACCTAATCAG GTAATTCGTATAAATCCAAATAGTAGTCCAAATGCAATACGGCGAATAACATCGACACGATCACAAAGTGCTGATCGTCAACCAGTGGTAAGTGGTGTAGGATCAAGTTTTATAGCTGCACTTAGTGCTAAACTTGCGCCATCATTAAGTCCACGTAATTCACGTCGTCATTCGGAAGATCAAATACAATTTCCAAATACAAATATATCAACAACACATCATCTTAAATCATCTGTGGGTGCCACACAAGGATTTTTAGATacattaaatgcaaaattagCACAAAATCATGGATTAACACAACAAAAAGCGTTTAAAATTCGACAGCTTATTAATAGTCGTGCGCAG CCGGATCCAACTGTGTGCCACGAGTCATTAATGGATCAGATAAAACGTGGTGCCACTTTACGTAAAGCTGCAAGAGTAAATGATCGTTCAGCGCCAAAAATTCGTTAA